The proteins below come from a single Drosophila teissieri strain GT53w chromosome 3L, Prin_Dtei_1.1, whole genome shotgun sequence genomic window:
- the LOC122616922 gene encoding putative nuclease HARBI1, whose amino-acid sequence MKQHRICDLGPASCSLSTAPKDGAAVWKWQSGAAAAAGPSSSMEWHGLGTGAHWTDVTTAPAPGSGGHCGSAAVSPLRGLYGRSVSAAEERTGDTIHQTHRPQTHPVLEVVRPLLQVTKLSHSIQSAAVLRYLATGCYQLSVAQDHHINIGRSTFGKILKVFIPLLDRLLCRDAISLQMSRQQMQKSSVNFFTRYQLPRIVACLDGTYIRIQKPVNNSSVFFNRKGYYSLNCMVVCNDNMEIIAIDATHPGSCNDSFIWNHSSAREFLSTIINGHFVLANFGYALESFVLTPYRSAEIGTYQHTFNLRHARARNIVERTIGVLKSRFRCLQRCLKYEPLFCCMVVNVCCALHNICRRRNLIITEEFPFDDAQDTFDNNDVEGDDDGQPERDEIVQSLLV is encoded by the exons ATGAAACAGCACAGGATCTGCGATTTGGGCCCCGCATCCTGCAGCCTCTCTACCGCTCCCAAAGATGGAGCCGCGGTTTGGAAGTGGCAGtctggtgcagcagcagctgcagggcCATCGTCATCGATG GAGTGGCACGGTCTGGGCACAGGAGCACATTGGACCGACGTCACAACGGCACCTGCACCCGGATCAGGCGGCCACTGTGGCAGTGCCGCGGTCTCGCCTCTTCGCGGATTATATGGCAGATCGGTTTCTGCGGCGGAGGAGCGAACTGGGGATACAATTCATCAAACCCATCGTCCTCAAACACATCCG GTTTTGGAGGTAGTAAGGCCACTTTTGCAAGTGACTAAATTGTCACACTCAATTCAATCGGCTGCTGTGTTGCGGTACCTGGCTACTGGCTGCTATCAGCTATCAGTGGCCCAGGACCATCATATAAACATTGGACGCAGCACATTTGGAAAGATTCTTAAAGTATTTATTCCGCTGCTAGACAGGCTTCTCTGTCGGGATGCTATATCCCTCCAAATGTCTAGGCAACAAATGCAGAAATCTTCCGTAAACTTCTTTACAAGATATCAACTGCCAAGAATAGTTGCCTGTTTGGATGGAACTTATATTAGAATTCAGAAGCCTGTAAACAATTCCTCTGTTTTCTTTAATAGAAAGGGTTATTACAGTTTGAACTGCATGGTG GTTTGCAACGACAATATGGAGATCATCGCCATTGATGCCACTCACCCTGGGTCATGCAATGATTCTTTCATATGGAACCACTCAAGCGCGAGAGAATTCTTATCCACCATCATAAACGGGCACTTTGTTTTGGCGAACTTCGGATACGCGCTAGAGAGCTTCGTTTTAACTCCCTACAGGAGCGCGGAGATTGGAACGTATCAGCATACATTTAACTTAAGGCATGCTCGAGCCAGAAACATTGTCGAACGGACTATTGGAGTGCTTAAGAGTCGTTTTCGTTGCCTGCAACGCTGCTTAAAATATGAGCCATTGTTTTGTTGCATGGTTGTAAATGTATGCTGTGCTTTGCACAATATATGTAGAAGGCGAAACTTGATCATTACCGAGGAATTTCCATTTGACGACGCGCAAGATACTTTTGACAACAATGATGTAGAAGGAGATGATGACGGACAACCTGAACGCGATGAAATTGTTCAGTCGCTCTTAGTCTGA
- the LOC122616923 gene encoding uncharacterized protein LOC122616923, whose product MCSTPNSSFNQIDNFFYDEEDEMLEAYLSQGVQSKVNSSIDVYTKIENLQLAYQRFDIDVLSYWKGKQYTDQELYAVSNVCYAVPPTQVSIERAFSTLRLVLTDYRNRLSQDVLENILLFKLNPTFLDMAIDTLPLFENEELTLSGL is encoded by the exons ATGTGTTCAACTCCCAACTCTAGCTTCAATCAAATAGACAACTTCTTTTATGACGAGGAAGACGAAATGTTAGAGGCCTATTTATCGCAAGGCGTTcaatcaaaagtaaatagttCAATAGACGTGTacacaaaaattgaaaatctacAACTTGCATATCAAAGATTTGACATAGACGTGCTATCTTACTGGAAAGGAAAGCAGTATACTGACCAGGAGTTATACGCAGTTAGTAACGTTTGTTATGCCGTACCGCCAACTcag GTGTCGATTGAACGAGCATTCTCCACTCTGAGGCTGGTGCTTACCGACTACCGCAATCGATTAAGCCAGGATGTTCTTGAGAACATATTGctattcaaattaaatccCACCTTTTTGGACATGGCCATTGAtactttgccactttttgaAAACGAAGAACTTACTCTTAGTGGtttataa